Within the Fibrobacter sp. genome, the region TTTGTCGTTGTAGTCTGCCATAGGTATAAAATTGTGGTTAAAGTTTAAAGTTTAGTTATACACTCGAAATATAGGTAAAAATTCGTGCGAGACGTCACGGCAAGGCTTCCCTGCGGCCGTTTTTACGGGCCCCGTCCATGCGGATTAAGCCGTTCCCAGCCGCAGCAATCTCGGCGTTCAATGACCTTCTGCAAATTGAGGTCGGTTTTTCCGACCTGAGTATTTCTTTATACACTTCCTTTTTCAGTTGAAAGCGAAAATCCCCGTCAAAACGTTCGATATTGCATTTTACCTGCTCATTGAATCGCTTGGTCGAATACCCATAAATCTCCGCTAAACCGGCATCGAGCATCACCTTGACCCCGCGGATCGTGTAAATTCGCAATTTCCATAGCTCCCGACCTCGGACTTCCTGATCGGGGGATACAAAAATACGGCTTTCGGGCCACCAGCCCTCTTTAGCGCTTTAAATATACAAAAATGGCCGGACAGAAAATGTCAATTGACAATATGGGCGTTCCCCGGCCCCGAAGTGTCATCCTGAGCGGAGCGCAGCGTAGTCGAAGGATCCAGACCTCAAATGTTTTGCAGGATAGGGTGCCGGGTCGGGCTATACTCGCTTCGCTCACGGCGCCACAGCGCCGCCCCAAGGGGTAACTATCCCTAACGCAAATGCAGTATAAAATCGCTCAAATTCGGACGCTTTTAACCATTTTATTTGATTTTAACATTTTAAAATGTTATATACGAATGAAAATGTTAAAGAACAGAAATCCTTAAAATCTGAACATTAGTATATTCATTAAAAAGAGGTTTCAAATGAAAAAAGATGTCTTCAATATGCCTAATCCGGTCACTATAATGGGGCGATCCTCTAGCATCACAAATTCATTTGTAAACGGTATTATTCCCTCAATAAAACCAACTGATGCAGAAATAGAAAAGGCTCTTCAAGTTCTCGAACAAGATGAAGATGATGTCAGATGCGTTTATTGTGGAGATAAAAAAACGGAGTGGGATCACTTACATCCATTAATTGTTGACAAAAAACCTACAGGTTTTATAACAGAGATTGCAAACTTGGTTCCCGCGTGTGGAAAATGCAATCAATCAAAAGGGAATTCTGATTGGAAAGAATGGATGCTCAGCAATGCAGAAAAGTCACCCAAAACAAGGAAAATACCTGACATCAATAAAAGAATTCAATTGATAGAGAATTATGAAAAGAATTTCAAACCTCAGAAGGTTGATTTAGAGAAAATTGCCGGCAGTCAGCTTTGGAAAAAATACATGGATGCGTACGCATCTATAATTTCCCAGATGAAAGCCGCTCAGATGATTATGGACGAAATAAAGGAAAAAACATCAAATTCTTTAACGCCCCAAAAACCTCAAGTGGGAACCATTACTCCTAAAAAAAATCTCCCTGTACACGGGTTGTCATCAAAGAAGTCCATAAATATCAATGGGATTTCATTACCTATTTATAGAAATGATAACCAATCGGTTCAAGATTTTATTAAACAAACGCTGACGACTTTATTCAAGAACAACCTCTTGACGGACCAGATGATATCTCAGCTTCAGAACAAAAATTACTCCACAAATAACTTTGGTATTCAATATCCGCTATTAGAATTAAGTTCAGCTAAAATAAGAGATAACAAAGGGCACTTAAGATATTGGACAAAGTTTAAAGTGGGAAAATATTTTGTATGCAGTCAATGGTGGAAAGATAATTTTAGCCTGCATGATTCTCTAATTGCCCGATGGCTTCGTAGCCTAATAAAATAAATCCTGCGCATTTTTTAGTTACGCAGGAATAGAATGTAAAAAAATCCAAGTGATTGCTTTTTTATAAAGAGCTCATATGATGTATTTACCATATTTGCACAGCGATTTCTGCGAGTTTTTTGGCTCTTTCAGACACCTGTTCATGTATGAATTTTTCTGGATAATCCTCAACTAGCTGTTTAATTAAAACAAATGTATTGCAAGGAATTCCTTGCGTTTGACCCTTTTTCCCATTTTTATAAATATACAGTTTCTTTTCGTAGTTGTAATTATTAGCTGCAGAATTGTCGTCACCATATATTAACGCTTTATTTCCAATATTTTCCACAACATTTTCCGCAAAGGTCTCTTCTAATTCTGGAGGCACAACATCATTTTCATACCACCGAGGAATTGAGTATTCCTGGGGAATGATATGTTCTACCGATAAGCCTTCTAAATTAACAGGATTACGATCTTTATTTATAGTTCGCCTCAAAAACTCTTCTATTTGTATCAAGTAATATTCACTGACTTTATTATCTGCCGGCGCAAATTGTGCAAATGACTGTTTAAAGTTCTCATCAGGAACAATTTGTTTTATGTCATTGGCTATTCTACTAGTTATATCTTTAATCGCTATTTCACTTTCTTCCATTTTGCTTATCCATGTTGAAAAGTGCGAATCAAGTCTATTCATACTTTTTTCACAGACTTGCATACGAACAACAAGTTTTATTAAAGTTTTAGAATAATCTACAAACTCTTTAAGAGAAATAACTGTTGATCCATATTTCAAAATAGCAGCGAAGAGCATTACATAAACTTGTTCCATGTTTAATTTTTTGATGCTTTCCAAAACTGTATTAAGGTTTTTATTATTTGTTTCGCACCTTCTTAACTTTCCATAAATTTCGCCGTATTCATATAGCTGTTTTACGAAATCATCGAAATCTTTTGTACTGCTATTGTACTCATTCTTAAATTCATCTGGCAGTTTGTTTTTTGAAATACGTTTCTTTTTTGTGTAAAAGAAATAGCTGACAAAGAATCCTGCTAAATGTCCTTCGCCCACTTTTTTTTCAAAATTCACCCAGATTTGACTTCTTTTTTCTTTTGGAGCCCAACTCATCAGGATATTTTTTATTCTATCCGCCGCAGTTAAGTCTAATCCTTTCCCATTTAGCGAATCAAAAACCTGAAATGCATTTGATGAAGCATCGCAACTTATTTCCACCATTGTGACCTTGTTTAGCAAGGTTTCAACAAGATTTTCATAAAATTTTCGCTCTTTAGAAAAATCTTCACCGTACATTTCTGCATACCTCAAAGGTATCTCTGTCTTAAATAAATTATATGCACCTAGTATTCTTTTTGCTCCCTTGGGTTTCTTGCTATATTCTTCACTAGCAATTTTGAGGATTTCGTGATTATAGCAATATCCAGTGTTGTCATTTAAAATAAGAGATGGTGCAAGATCGTATCCTTTAGAATAGATGCTAAAGTAGATAGAATCTAATTTTCGAGATTGTGCCTTAACAAAAGATGAATCATTTTTAAATTTTTCTTCTATTAAATCACAAATAGCTTTTGCCAATATCGAAAATGATGTCAACCTCTGCTGACCATCAACAACATGCTTGATGTTTTTTATATCAGTTATGTTATAATCACTGAAGTTAATAGATTTGTTGGTACCATTACTTTCTTCATATGGAATTGTAACAATGGCACCAAAAAAATGATTCCCCTCGCTTGCGTCAAAGAGAGAGAAAACATCGTCAAGCAAAGTCATATTCTGAACATTCGTCCATTCGTAATCACGCTGATAATCTGGAATAGCGTAAAACGTAGAAGCGAATAATTTTGGGAGATTTAGGAATTCCATGTTAGGTCTCCTTTTTTGTTATTTGGTTTAAAACGTAATTTCTATTCAACCAATAGCACATTTTCTTGACTTGGAAGCCCTGCGCGCCTTCAGTGGTGTCAGCAGCGTTCTGTGCTTTCGGGCGAATATGGCAAACTGGATTCTCGGACGATTTCACAAATCGCTCGTAATTGCCGCCCGCAACTTTTGCCTGTGTATCCTTCCAAAGAGATTTTCCATATTCCAGATCTTTAAAAGGCATGGTCCAGAACATCACTTTCTCTAGGCGAACCTGCTTATCGTTTTTCACGGCGGGTTTCCTGAAAATGATGAACATAAACCGCTGCGTGAACATTTCATAAAGTGCGGAATCTTCCCAGAAATGTTCATGGACGATTTCTTTGTAATTCACGTTCGGGAACGACATCGCCTCTTTCAGGTTGCCGTTGGCTTCGAGCCGAATTGTCTTGATGGCGATTTCTGCCTTTTCGAATTCAGCAATCTTCTTCGACTTGATGCCGAGAATGGCGCGGCATACATTGTAAGCCATGGATTTGCTTTGGCCGAATTCTACTCCCAAAATCTCTTCAATCTCCGCAATCGTCTTGCCATAATACGGAGAGAATTTCCTTTCAATCAGCTGCTCAAAGGTTTCCGATTCGCGGTAATCAGAAATGCTGCGAACAACGCTTTCCGCAGTTTCTTGCGCCTTCAGGATCTTCTTCTTTTGCTGTTCGCTTACAAAAAGGTCGTGATACATCTCCGGATGCTTCAGAGAATCCAGGATAATCGTATTGACATACCTTGACTTGATTGAATACGCGCGCTGGGGAGCCAATTCTTTAGATTTGGGCTGCTGACGCATTTCGGCCCCAGCTCTTGATCCCTTTGTGCAAGCGGCAAGGTAAAGCGTATCGCCTTCCGAAATTTCATGAGCCTTTCCAGCAAGAATCTTGTTGTGGATTATGGCCCAGTCATCCTTGATAATTTTCAAGTCTGTTTCAGGAAATTTCCAATAGCGGACAATCTTGAAAATGACATCAAACGGAAGTTTGCCCTCTTCGTGAAGATAGAACATCAGCAACAGCAACTCATTCTTTTTCCAGAAACTGCTTGTGTAGAAAGTCTTGGCAGCCTCCTCGACATAATCAATCATGTTGAGAACGAGGCGTTCTTTCGAAAGCATGCTCCCGTCAGATGCTGTTTTCAAAGGCGTACACTTCAGTTCAACGCCTGCTTCCTTAAAATCTGGTTCCGATTTAGAATTCGGTTCATATTGGAAATGATACTTTTCAACAGCATTCCCTAAGCCGCCTTTTCCGGATTGAACCAATCGGGCATTGCCATACATCTGCCACAAAGTCTTCCCGAGCATTTTCCTAGCATGCTCAAGAATGGACTCCTTGGAAGTTTTGTCGTATGGCAAAGTCGGTTCACTCATATCCACTTTTCTAAAACTCGGCCAACATCTTCAACAATACCGGTTACGAGAGCATTACCCATCAAGAAGGCACGACGCAGATTGCTTGCGCCTTCCGTGTGGTTATCGGGGAACATATTCAAGCGTTCCAATTCAATAGGAACGAGTCTGCGATAGCGACCGGATTTCGTCTTGATAACATGCTTGAAGCGAGACGGTCCCTTGCCACCTTCTCCTGTAATAATCGTACGAGATGGCTTATCCAGATAATCCGGGAATGCCATAGGGCCTTCGCTATAATTGTACTCAAACCCTTCGGCAGTTTTTCTCTTCTCAGATTTTCCACCCTTCAGATATTCCCACTTCGGAAGTTCCTTTTCGTCAATAAAGAATTCTTCAGGAACATCTTTTTCATCGACCAACAATTCACCAAGAGTCAGTTTCCTCCCCTTATAATCCGCATCAACATCAAATGTGCAAACTTTCCTATTCTGCATGAAACCAGCAGAGAAGAACGGAGAATTCTTTTCGCCCTTATTGAATTCATTGGTAACCTTAACTAAGTCACCTTCTATTTCAAATTCATTTTTCTTTGGTTTCT harbors:
- a CDS encoding Sau3AI family type II restriction endonuclease; amino-acid sequence: MSEPTLPYDKTSKESILEHARKMLGKTLWQMYGNARLVQSGKGGLGNAVEKYHFQYEPNSKSEPDFKEAGVELKCTPLKTASDGSMLSKERLVLNMIDYVEEAAKTFYTSSFWKKNELLLLMFYLHEEGKLPFDVIFKIVRYWKFPETDLKIIKDDWAIIHNKILAGKAHEISEGDTLYLAACTKGSRAGAEMRQQPKSKELAPQRAYSIKSRYVNTIILDSLKHPEMYHDLFVSEQQKKKILKAQETAESVVRSISDYRESETFEQLIERKFSPYYGKTIAEIEEILGVEFGQSKSMAYNVCRAILGIKSKKIAEFEKAEIAIKTIRLEANGNLKEAMSFPNVNYKEIVHEHFWEDSALYEMFTQRFMFIIFRKPAVKNDKQVRLEKVMFWTMPFKDLEYGKSLWKDTQAKVAGGNYERFVKSSENPVCHIRPKAQNAADTTEGAQGFQVKKMCYWLNRNYVLNQITKKET
- a CDS encoding HNH endonuclease, which codes for MKKDVFNMPNPVTIMGRSSSITNSFVNGIIPSIKPTDAEIEKALQVLEQDEDDVRCVYCGDKKTEWDHLHPLIVDKKPTGFITEIANLVPACGKCNQSKGNSDWKEWMLSNAEKSPKTRKIPDINKRIQLIENYEKNFKPQKVDLEKIAGSQLWKKYMDAYASIISQMKAAQMIMDEIKEKTSNSLTPQKPQVGTITPKKNLPVHGLSSKKSININGISLPIYRNDNQSVQDFIKQTLTTLFKNNLLTDQMISQLQNKNYSTNNFGIQYPLLELSSAKIRDNKGHLRYWTKFKVGKYFVCSQWWKDNFSLHDSLIARWLRSLIK
- a CDS encoding DUF262 domain-containing protein; protein product: MEFLNLPKLFASTFYAIPDYQRDYEWTNVQNMTLLDDVFSLFDASEGNHFFGAIVTIPYEESNGTNKSINFSDYNITDIKNIKHVVDGQQRLTSFSILAKAICDLIEEKFKNDSSFVKAQSRKLDSIYFSIYSKGYDLAPSLILNDNTGYCYNHEILKIASEEYSKKPKGAKRILGAYNLFKTEIPLRYAEMYGEDFSKERKFYENLVETLLNKVTMVEISCDASSNAFQVFDSLNGKGLDLTAADRIKNILMSWAPKEKRSQIWVNFEKKVGEGHLAGFFVSYFFYTKKKRISKNKLPDEFKNEYNSSTKDFDDFVKQLYEYGEIYGKLRRCETNNKNLNTVLESIKKLNMEQVYVMLFAAILKYGSTVISLKEFVDYSKTLIKLVVRMQVCEKSMNRLDSHFSTWISKMEESEIAIKDITSRIANDIKQIVPDENFKQSFAQFAPADNKVSEYYLIQIEEFLRRTINKDRNPVNLEGLSVEHIIPQEYSIPRWYENDVVPPELEETFAENVVENIGNKALIYGDDNSAANNYNYEKKLYIYKNGKKGQTQGIPCNTFVLIKQLVEDYPEKFIHEQVSERAKKLAEIAVQIW